aagaaaaaaccaACAAAAAAGACCCAAAACGCaaaattaaaactaaacatcttaactaactaactaactaactaaCCTAGAGACTACCACAGAGCAAAGCAGAGGAGGAcggacacacacacacacacaaatagAAAATTAATCTCAAAAACCTGAAACACTAAACTaatctttacctttaccgtcaaGGTCGGGGTGTGTCAACACTACAAGATGACGGTGATTACCTTTACCATCCAGTCGGTGTGGTCCGACACAAAACAAGACGACGATGATTAGAAAAGACTGGGAAAACAAGCCAAGAAACTAACACAACAGGATACTACCCAAAACCTACAAAGAGAAACAACCCAAAACAACAACGATTCCAATTCCAAAAATAAATCCtaacccaaaaataaaaaattacctCACCGACAACAATGGCGGCGGCGAAGGGCATGGATAGAACAGGCGACGCCTAAGTTGAAGCTCTAACCCGATTAATGAACCTCTCAACACAAATTCACTTGCTTTGCTCGGTTACTCCGGTTACCCGAACAAGAAATTATACACGCTACACTTAACTCCGCCGAGAAAAGTGACGAACCAAAAAGAGTTAGAAGCAAACGCTTGGTTCCTCTTTCACCTTTACCACAGTCGTCGATCTATGACGACTCTAATATAATCAAACAGAGAGTGGTGCTCGCCGGCGACCTATGTTGAGCGGCGAACTTAGGCCGCCAACGTTAATATTATTAAACGGACAACGGTGCTCGCCTGCAACCCATGTTGAGCGGCGAACTCAGGCCGCCGACAAGCAACTAGATCTAGGATTTTGGCTTTGTGTTACGTTTTGTAGAGAGAGGAGAGAGCTTTTTAGAGAGCGAAGGCGTTTACGATAACTCCGTGTTTTTAAGTATCGCTATCAACTATCGTAAAATACCTCGTAACACGTAATTCAACCTTTCCCAATGGTCTTACACTGTCTTAAAGAGTTTCACAAATATAGCACTTTAAGATAGATAGTCTTACACTGTCTTAAAGAGTTTCACAAATATAGCACTTTAAGATAAGAGTATACGGCAACACAATATCCATAGCAGCCAGCATAGGTCCATAGGTACTCACTTATCTCTACTAAATTAGCTAGCGTATATAGTTAATATACTGATTTTGATTGGCGAACCAAATACCATATGATGGTGGTATGAAATTATGAATGCAAGAAAAATACCTAAACATACGCCAATAATATGCTATCAAATCTCATCTAAATATGCCATGAATCTATCCAATgcaccaaaacatcttgtcaTTTACTTTGCCACTATAGCCACACAATTCCACAATCGTACaacaaatcatcaatcaaaGAAATTAAAGGCAAACTTGTCCCCCCACCGAAATCACCCAATTACCCTCTCCAAAAGACAAATTATAATCTTCCAAATTCAAGGGgaaattataaaacaaaatgaattaaatcaagaaaatttgacaaaattacatgaaaatattttcattttttttcctttcatttGTAAGTATTCAGTAATATGTACATCGGATAGGACTCAGCTCGAGTCTCTGATGTGGATATCAACTAACTTAGCTCGATAGGTCTTCGATCACCAACCCAAAACCTATGGATTTAAAAACTACCTAAAAATGTCGGCCCAAAAAGCTAGGCAATAGAAAGAAAAGTGCtatttactcttttttttttaccacctatcaAACTACAAGAAATTGGTGATAGGGGAATATTCAGAGTAAAAATCAGGGATGCCAGAAGCAGCCCATAGCTTCTCATTGAAATCTTCCTGCAATTCCTCTGGCACAAATGGCTTCCTACATAGCGGGCATGTCTTTCGATCATGGTCGATCCAACGGTCCACACAGCACCGGTGGAACATGTGCCGGCAATTCCTCATCCGTCGGATCTCGTCTTCTTCCTCAAACTCATACAGACAAACCGCGCAACCCTCAGGCAGGTCGGACTCTTCGGGCCCGAAGGGCCCGGCGAGTGCGAGGATCTCAGCGTATGTGACGGCGGGTAGCATCTCGCGGATGAGGGCGCCAGCAGAGGAGATACCGTGTATCGGGCCGGGTTCGGGCTGGTCGAGTTCATTGCCGGGCTCGACGAAGGAAGAGAGGCCGAGGAggcggaggagagagaggaCGAGCTTGCGGACGAAGCCTAAGAGTGAGAGGGTGGTGAGGAGGAGTTTAGGGAGGAGCACCTCCGTGTATCCTGCCGGAAATCCCATTTCTTCGGTGGTGATTCGGGTGGTTGTTTAATGTTCAAGTAAGAGAaaaataaggagagagaaagtatggaGAAATTGAAGATGAGGAGGGAGAAGATGAGGTGTGGTGGGATATATTTATATAGGGAGATGGTGATGGGATGGGGATAGTGGGATTAGAGAGTGTATAGTTATTTTTTGAAATGAAATTGAGAAAAGGAGGGTCACGTCACTATGTTTATAATTAGAGAGTGATAAGAATCGACTAATCAACTAATAATAGTGTGGAACTGTGGACgactactactactactgtAGTATAccagcattttttttttttttttttttttaaaggtaagAAAAAGGAACTTAAGTACCCCTTCGCACAAGGGTGTAGTCTAAGTAGTCACTCTGTACAATTTCGTCTAACTTGGGGCTGGAGTTCGGGGAAATACACATAGGATTACAAATAAGATGACCTACATTAGCAATCCAATCTGCTGCTCTGTTTGCTTCTCTGTATATGTGACTGATGTGAGCTGAGTCAAACAGCTGAAAGAGAATCTTGCTGTCATGAATAATGTTTTGTAGTATACCAGCATTGGAATAACCTTGTATCACTATCATCGATCGGATTACGAACAGTTATATAGAGAGGCTTGTACaaatatttaagtaataatCGGTATAATATAGGATAGGGGTCAGGAACTAAAATTTCGGGGGATTAGGCCCACCCGAACAACAAGGAAGCTCTACCACTGTTTATCATTTTATTATGGGTAATGAATTTGGAGTAACTAATAGGGTATACTCGTATGTATCGGAAAGGAGCATGATTCACCGTTTGATGCTTCATTTGGTCTTCTATTagatgttttattttttaaaataaaatttaaaacattttatTACGAAGTTCAATTTAGTGTAGGGTTCCGAACATGTAAGATCTCCATCATTGTATAAATACTCCTCATCTTCGCAACAAATAGTCAGATAATAAAACTTGATTGAAAGTTGAAAAGGATAGCTAACAATTGAAAGTTAACAAGCGGAGGTTAATATAGTATGAAGGAGATAACTatactaaaaatagtaaaatgACATTGAAGAACATGAGTTATTTGACGTTTTTTTAGTAGAAGCATGTGTCATTTTACTTTATAATAAGGAGTACGTATGAAGTATCTTATATTCTTATAGCTAGGGGTGTTAATGAGCCGAGCCGAGACCGAGCTTAGGcaagctcggctcgagctcgaaacCTGTGAGCTGCGtctcggctcgagctcgaagcTCGACGAGCCTGTATGggctcgagctcgagctcgaaaTTTTTTAATCGAGCTCGAGCTCGGCTCGAAGCTCGAAGCTCGGCTCGAAGTACCTGTTATCCAGCAGCCTTAACACAAGTACACAACAACGATATGTAATTTAACAATCTGTTTTCAACCTGTTTTCCAGTCTTTATATAGCCTAAAACAAAAAATGTCTTACACAaaataactaaaaaaaaaatttaacgtTCAAACAATAAAATTTGGTCTCAAATTCaaatgtaaaattaataaaattatacaTGATTCATCAATACAACATCAAAGGTTccataaaattaaaacaaacgCCTTCTTGCTCctattttcatgtttttttccGAAAAACCTACACAAAAAAGTCAACATATAGTCATTATAAAAATTAAGTAATATAAAGATTAACGAAAAGGAGTGAGGGAAAAGTAACCTAAGGAATAGGAAGAATGATTTCCTTTGGTTCATCCTCTTCAATACTCTgtacatattataaaattaattagttaagtacatATAAAACAGAAAAGacataaaaaaaacattttccatCTTACTTTGTTCTTTCTTTGCACTCCATAACGGGACCTACACCAATCTCCTACGCAAATCAACATTTGCACGGTCTCGGGAAGTAATGATGCTCGATAAGAATCAATAACACGACTTCCAGCACTAAAAGTAGCCTCGGAAGCAACAGTTGTAATAGGAACAGCTAAGATATCGGCAGCCAATTTAGACAAAATGCGATATTTTGAAGACCTTTCTTTCCACCATTGTAAAACATCAAACTTATTTGGGCTATTTCCTTCAACAACAAAGGTTTCttcctcaaaatacaactccaCTTCTGATTTCTTAGGTTGAGATGTTTCCCCAATTCTCACAACTTGTATAATTCTAGACATCGCATAAAGGTCATCTTCTTCAACATTTGACGTTCCATTTCCACATTCACCAAATTCCTCCACTAAAGGAGGATAAATATTGAGATACTCATCATACAATTCAATCAGAGTATCTTTAACTTTATTTATATTCTCCCTAACTTTATCTGAAGCAAACATGGtaggaaaagtaatttcaaCAACCTTCATCTTAACACGAGGATCTAACAACCCACCTAAAGCCATGATCAAATTACATTCACCCCAATACTTATCAAACCTTTCTTTCATGTTTTTAACCATATCTTTAACAAAAACATCAGGGGAATCAGCATTACTATCCAACATTTTCTTAATGTAGTAGACCTCCGAGAGAAACAAATTAGAAGTTGGATATTCAGAGCCTGAGATAATGTTGGTAGTACAATAAAAAACCTTTAAGATCTTTATCAATTTCTCAATTTTAATCCAATCATCAGCACTAGGACAATAAACATAATCGTTATCCTCTAAAGCAAGTCTAGAAAATACCTCCTTGAACTTGATTGCACAAGCTAACATATCATAAGTTGAATTCCATCGAGTCTTGCACTCAAGAACTAATCTCCTTTCCTTGAGATTGAATTGTTGGACAAGCTCAGCGAACTTTTTCAATCTTGCCTTACTCCCATTGAGGTATTCCACGGAATCATGGACATTCTTAATGATGGTTTTGACTTGCTTTAGACCATGCTGGaccataatattaataatatgcGCACAACACCGAACATGGAACAATTTTCCACCACATACTAACCTCTTAGTTAGTGAGAACGTATCCTTCATAATTTGTATGCATGAATCATTTGCACTGGCATTATCAACTGATACCGTGAAGAcctaaaagagagaaagaaacaaaaaaaacaaaagttaTCAATCTAATCAGTAGCTATGTTTTCAAATATAAAATTAGTAAAAACATATATTTGTAAATGGataaataaacacttactttGTTTTCAATTTCCCACTCCTTTAAGCACCTAAATATGCAATTTGCTATGTCTTTTCCTTTTCTAGGAGGAGGTATGTGTACAAAACTCAAGACTCGCTTTTGTAGTTTCCAATCCCGATCAACAAAATGACCAGTAAGAACCATGTACTCAATCTTTTGCGGTCTTGCACGCCATAGATCAGTGGTTAAAGAGATCCTATCAACCTTCTTCAAAGTGTCTTTCAACTTCTTTTTTTCAACCTCATATACTTTAAATGCATCAGTTTTTATAGTTTGACGTGAAACACTAGTCCACTGTGGTATTCCCCTCTTTAACATCATATTAAACCCTACTTATTCCACAACAGAAAAGGGTTTCTCATGCATGACAATCCAATTTGCAACCCCTTCTCTCATGATAAGCATATCAAGCTTACCCTTATGTATAGCACTAACAAACCCAGAGTCAAGTGGACCCGCACTTTTATTAGATGGCAAAAAATTCAGTAAAGTTTGTTGCTTCAATAATTTTTGTGGACAAGTTTTTAGATGACGGTTTAAATGACTGGTGCAACCAGATTTTGGAAGGCTAAGAATTTTTTTACAATACTTACATCGAGTTTTTCTTAACCCTCTTAAGACAAATGGATCCTCCACATCCTTCCACACCTCAGACCTCCTTGCTCTCTTTGTACCTTGGGTTAGATTTTCGTCTACTGTGTCTGTAGGGGTGGTATCTGGTGCTTCTTCTTCAGCATTGTCCTCCAATTCATCATCGTCTGGCATATCTTCATCAAGAGGTTCAAAAAATTCTTCTACCGTAGGTGTAGAAGAACAAGGTGTTGATAATGGTGCTGCACAACTAGAGTCATCTGTAGAAAACATTTATTAGAATGTACTACATACACTGAGTCGCTGACTATGTCATTAACTCATTATATCAAAGAAACTAAGTCATTCTAGCAGTAGCCAATTCAAAATAACAGATTCGTTTTTAATTAGCAGAACAGATTCAATAACACAATTTCGACAACCAAAATAACTTCTAACCACACTACCAAATTCAAGAAACAAACAATAATAACAAATCAACTAAAAACACCTTAAAATTGACCACAATCCACAATAATCGACTATTTAGCACCTAAAAATTGACCATAAATCCAGACTAAACGGTTATTTCTCCAAAAAAACAGTCACAAAACATTACATAAATACCAAATGATTAAGATTTGCAGATACTACTATACTAGTACAAAACATATTATAAATTAAAACTTCCTAAGAAAAAATTAAGAGAGGGAATAACTTACCAGCCATGGATAGAGGGGGCCGGGTCGACGGTCGACGGATCTCGTAAAGTCGTCAGCCGTCGATCGTCGGAGGTGGAAACGTGAAATAGCTAGATAAGAAATTGGGTATTTGGGTGTGTCGTCGCGGCTAGGGTTCTTGCGTGACTGTGTGAGTGCGAAAATGTGAGGTTGAGATTTGAGGAGTATAGTGAATTAGTGATTAGTGAAAGTGACGTTAAGTTACTttgtttaaatgattttttttaaaaaaaattttttgGTCCCAAATCCCAATTCCCAAAAGCCCATATATTTGTACTTTATAGTTTTATAAGATGTATCTAGAAATCTAGACATTTAGTAGCTttgtaaataataattattttggttaaattattttatattaaattattttacaaatattaatattaaaaaaaaactcgaGCTTGCTCACGAGTTTTCGAGCCGAGCCAAGGGTAGCTCGGGCTTGGCTCGTTAAGATCTCGAGCCGAACCCGAGCTCGAGTCGAGCCCGCTCGAGCCGAGCTTTGACCGAACTTTGACGAGTCGAGCATCGAATAGTTCGCGAGCAGGCTCGGCTCATTTACACCCCTACTTATAGCATTGATTTCGTGTACGATCGCGGAACAAAGGGTAAATTTAGACAGTACACTTATATAAACAAATTGTCTGTTGGTAAAGTCCTGAGGGGGGAATATCCTAGACTTGAGAACAAATCAAATTCCGTCTACATCATTTTtcgtcttgttttttttttttttgacaggttGCTTTTTATAGCTGCATTTACACCAATATCATCATGGTTGATATTAGGATTTACAAATAATTTCTCTCGTTAATTCTTCCCTTAGAGCACCACCCATTATCTTCCTTAATTTTCTTCACATTCCCCTTGGCGTCAACCACTTCTCAACTTCCTAATATCGGATTTCTCTAAACAAAACAAGTGTACATGTTAAATTAGTAGTAAATGCATAATCGAAATCTAGTACTCCGTTAATATTTTACTACCATGATTCACACTACAATTTCAATTCCTAGGTTAATGATTGTATACTTGCATGTATGCATCACGCGATGCATTTTATCCTCGCGAAACTCTCACATAAAGATTATACCTAACGAGCTTTACAAAAGGTCATAACACACAGAAACAAAATTCACTTAAAATAGAAATATAGGACTAAGTTTTAATGAGAATTTTGTCTAAAGTGAGACAACATAACTAATTTGGGTCcttaaatcatcaaaattcgAGGGTCACGAATCTCATGTCATTTTGTAATTATAAACAAGTTTTTACCTGTTCACTTTTAAAAACAAGTAGTAAGTAAAAGAAATCACtttaaaagtaaaagaaaatgcTTTACCAGTAAAGAAAATAGTAATCAGTTTATGCAGTTGCATGATTATAAAAACGCCATTAATAACACAAGAATGATGTAGACCATTTGATTATCATGACTTAAGGATCTGAATCAGTTTTATGCTCTCTCATGATAATCCTAATTACTCTATAAACGAGAGAAGAATAACAAAACGTAAcgagtactccgtatattataAGAATAGTATAGACGCACAATTAATTAATGGGTCCtagtaaagaaaataagggtGTCTTTAAGTGAGGGTTGCCATTTCTCCACGGCATCTAAGTACCCAAGTAGTGTGCCAAATTTTCACGATGAGTGATGAGTAAACAAGGAAACTTTTGGAAAATAAGCCAAGGCATAGATAGATAACAAAATCTTATGAAGTGGGAGCAAAAATCAGGCAATAAGGCCCATACCCTTATAGTGGGGGACTCTTCTTGGTGCCAATGACACCTTTGTCACACTGCTCATCTTCATGGGGCTACGTTGCGCGCACTACCCTTTTATCTCCCCCTTTTCCATTTGCTTTTacgtttgttcttttcttttcctccaATTAGCTAGCCATCCCTTTTCTAGGCacttgataaaaaaaataatggcTAGTTCGTTATCACTGTCAGCTTGGATGTTTTGGCTAGTTCGTTATCAATGTCAGTTTTtaggttttttttctttcaaaagtCATACTTCCTTCGTTCATTTTTACTCGCGTCATTTGTCATTTTTATGCATGTCAAtgtacaactttgatcattaatatctttaattctcttcaagtaaaaatttataaaaagtcaatattttgaaaatcacattaagatgaatctaacaagatcctacataactatgttttatcttacgtataaatcatcaacaatgatcaaagtataatatgtgaatagtgtagaaaTCACAAACGTTGCGAATATTAAAAATCAGAGGAAGTATGATTTAGACtgaatcatgaactaaaaatAGACATACTATAATGATTATGTTgcttttgaaaactgacaacaaaccaacaaaaatccaaaagctatttttttttattttcatattttaatttttaattttgtaaaaaacataaaacaaaaaatgaTTCCGAACGGACCATATGCTTTTCGAACGATACCAATACTTCCGAACAACGATTTCTCTAATATGTGTCTATGCAAGTGTACGTATGTTTTTCGTATAGCCACGACAAGAATCTGCGTAGATAGATCATAGATAACAAGTAACAACACAATGGACTTTAAATTTAGGACCAATAAGAAATATAGGATATAATTTAATTAAGTCTTTGTATTTATCCATCTAGTACCCTTTATTTCAATAGaagttttgtttttctttttccaaAACCTAAAGTCGTAAGGCACGTTATTAAAATGAGTCATTGGGCACATGCTAATTAATCAAATCGTTAAATTACGGAGTGACGTTTATGAAGCCTTATAGTAACACACACAAGTTTTGTATTGTGAAGCTTTGCTATATTCGTTCAATCTTCTTCAATTTACGTACTACTCGTTGAATGATAACCTTGATGACATATTCATTCAAGAtttcttttaaaaagaaaaaagaaaaacaaataatCCCCTTTAAGACTATCCGCATATATTGACTATTTTAAACCATGGAGGGATGATTACCTTACCTATTTgaggatttaattaatttagtcaAAAAAGGAAAGCAAGTTAGAATTTGAAAAGGGTAAATCTATACTTTATAGAAAAATCTATGGTAAAGAAAATAGGAACAATAGAATAGAAATTCGATCAACTCATTTGATTTGAATgtcaatttaatttttattcaaatttaaattaatatctAAGTACACGAGCTTAGTTTATGCACCATGTTGATCAAgattaaaacgtatataaataatatgttactccctccgtccctaataATATGTACTTGTAAGAGCATTTCCAATGGTTGTAGTTATGGACTAGCTTgcaatttataaaagtttcaagttaatagctaaaccattggagtgaaaataataaattagcttggccaagcaaattagcttaaaacAATTAGCTTCAAAagttgccaaataattaattgacaagtgggacaagtgtaacaaatttaaataacaagctatTTGCTAGCCATTGAAGTACAAATTAGCTAGATAAGGAAATatcttgaaatcttatgtggcataacaagctaattgtcaaacTAGTTTACCATTAGAGATGCTCTAACAAGTAAGTCGAAATGATTTTATTTTTGGCACACCACTGTAATACATAATTTTCCGTGCTATATTCACATGTGGTTgcaaaaatcaaattttaatATGTCAAAATCAGTTTTCATGGTAAAGTCATACAGAGTACGTCACTTGGAATAACTGGAGcaaatcaatacctagtatttaaaaaggaagaccatagattattagatgacatgtgtcatccaATGTTTCCCcgattcatttgtttttttttttcaattttccttttgttgtttgtttcaCAAATTATTTTACAACTTTGACACCCCAATTCATCTTCCATTTTCAAaatcaattcaccatttaattcgTATAACCTCTTCCACCCCATCTCCATCCTTAACACTCGATATTAATCCACCAtct
This Spinacia oleracea cultivar Varoflay chromosome 6, BTI_SOV_V1, whole genome shotgun sequence DNA region includes the following protein-coding sequences:
- the LOC110784949 gene encoding brassinosteroid-responsive RING protein 1; the encoded protein is MGFPAGYTEVLLPKLLLTTLSLLGFVRKLVLSLLRLLGLSSFVEPGNELDQPEPGPIHGISSAGALIREMLPAVTYAEILALAGPFGPEESDLPEGCAVCLYEFEEEDEIRRMRNCRHMFHRCCVDRWIDHDRKTCPLCRKPFVPEELQEDFNEKLWAASGIPDFYSEYSPITNFL
- the LOC110784921 gene encoding zinc finger BED domain-containing protein RICESLEEPER 2-like isoform X2, translated to MMLKRGIPQWTSVSRQTIKTDAFKVYEVEKKKLKDTLKKVDRISLTTDLWRARPQKIEYMVLTGHFVDRDWKLQKRVLSFVHIPPPRKGKDIANCIFRCLKEWEIENKVFTVSVDNASANDSCIQIMKDTFSLTKRLVCGGKLFHVRCCAHIINIMVQHGLKQVKTIIKNVHDSVEYLNGSKARLKKFAELVQQFNLKERRLVLECKTRWNSTYDMLACAIKFKEVFSRLALEDNDYVYCPSADDWIKIEKLIKILKVFYCTTNIISGSEYPTSNLFLSEVYYIKKMLDSNADSPDVFVKDMVKNMKERFDKYWGECNLIMALGGLLDPRVKMKVVEITFPTMFASDKVRENINKVKDTLIELYDEYLNIYPPLVEEFGECGNGTSNVEEDDLYAMSRIIQVVRIGETSQPKKSEVELYFEEETFVVEGNSPNKFDVLQWWKERSSKYRILSKLAADILAVPITTVASEATFSAGSRVIDSYRASLLPETVQMLICVGDWCRSRYGVQRKNKSIEEDEPKEIILPIP
- the LOC110784921 gene encoding zinc finger BED domain-containing protein RICESLEEPER 2-like isoform X1 — its product is MMLKRGIPQWTSVSRQTIKTDAFKVYEVEKKKLKDTLKKVDRISLTTDLWRARPQKIEYMVLTGHFVDRDWKLQKRVLSFVHIPPPRKGKDIANCIFRCLKEWEIENKVFTVSVDNASANDSCIQIMKDTFSLTKRLVCGGKLFHVRCCAHIINIMVQHGLKQVKTIIKNVHDSVEYLNGSKARLKKFAELVQQFNLKERRLVLECKTRWNSTYDMLACAIKFKEVFSRLALEDNDYVYCPSADDWIKIEKLIKILKVFYCTTNIISGSEYPTSNLFLSEVYYIKKMLDSNADSPDVFVKDMVKNMKERFDKYWGECNLIMALGGLLDPRVKMKVVEITFPTMFASDKVRENINKVKDTLIELYDEYLNIYPPLVEEFGECGNGTSNVEEDDLYAMSRIIQVVRIGETSQPKKSEVELYFEEETFVVEGNSPNKFDVLQWWKERSSKYRILSKLAADILAVPITTVASEATFSAGSRVIDSYRASLLPETVQMLICVGDWCRSRYGVQRKNKVRWKMFFLCLFCFICT